From a region of the Aeoliella mucimassa genome:
- the bioB gene encoding biotin synthase BioB gives MIAPTATSDTAVSPTHWHEFADRVLAGEQLTAAEAESILAAPDTDVLTLLDAAYRVRHHYFGNQVQLYLLMNAKSGLCPEDCQYCSQSKTSEAKIPKYNILSRDKLMDGARVAAERQAKTYCIVISSRGPSEREMQAVETIVPEIKSQYDLKICASLGLLTPEQADRLKACGVDRVNHNLNTGEEYYGEICTTHGYGDRVDTLKAVRTAGMEMCSGGIIGMGEKHADLVQMAIELRELGVHSIPVNFFNDIEGTALENKCNLTPQDCLRALAMFRMVCPDREIRIAGGREKHLRSLQPLGLYPANSMFVGDYLTTQGQAAEEDYQMLRDLGFEVVEAAEARR, from the coding sequence ATGATTGCACCTACCGCCACTTCGGACACCGCTGTTTCTCCCACTCACTGGCACGAATTCGCCGACCGGGTACTGGCTGGCGAGCAACTTACCGCTGCCGAGGCCGAGAGCATTCTCGCTGCCCCCGACACCGACGTGCTCACGCTGCTCGACGCCGCGTACCGCGTGCGGCACCATTATTTCGGGAACCAGGTGCAGCTTTACCTGCTGATGAACGCCAAAAGTGGCTTGTGCCCCGAAGACTGCCAGTACTGCTCGCAGTCGAAAACCTCCGAAGCCAAGATTCCTAAGTACAACATTCTGAGCCGCGACAAACTGATGGACGGCGCCCGCGTCGCCGCTGAGCGTCAGGCCAAGACGTATTGCATCGTCATCTCGTCGCGCGGTCCCAGCGAACGCGAAATGCAGGCGGTCGAGACGATCGTGCCTGAAATCAAATCGCAGTACGACCTGAAGATCTGTGCCAGCCTGGGGCTGTTGACCCCCGAGCAGGCCGACCGCCTCAAGGCGTGCGGCGTCGATCGGGTGAATCACAACCTCAATACCGGCGAAGAGTATTACGGCGAAATCTGCACCACCCACGGCTACGGCGATCGCGTCGACACGCTCAAGGCGGTTCGCACCGCCGGCATGGAAATGTGCAGCGGTGGCATCATCGGCATGGGCGAGAAGCATGCCGATCTGGTGCAAATGGCCATTGAGCTTCGCGAACTCGGTGTACATTCGATTCCTGTGAACTTCTTTAACGACATCGAAGGCACCGCCCTCGAAAACAAGTGCAACCTGACTCCTCAGGACTGCCTGCGGGCGCTGGCGATGTTCCGCATGGTTTGCCCCGATCGCGAGATCCGCATTGCCGGCGGTCGCGAGAAGCACCTTCGCAGCCTGCAACCGCTGGGGCTGTATCCCGCGAACTCGATGTTCGTCGGCGACTACCTGACCACCCAAGGCCAGGCCGCCGAAGAAGACTACCAGATGCTTCGCGACCTTGGTTTCGAAGTGGTCGAAGCCGCCGAAGCCCGTCGGTAA
- a CDS encoding IS5 family transposase produces the protein MATKEKRTYKVTNWKEYNKSLIERGNITIWFSDEALENWEHPNDQTKVGRPFVFSDTAIECLLTIRELLKLPYRQTEGFGRSLVAMLGVEAAIPNYSSLAKRASKLNVSLDIANKRGDIDIVVDSTGMKVFGEGEWKMRTHGKSKRRTWRKLHLSVNPDTREIVAEILTENSCHDADAVPEMLEQVEQPVKKFHGDGSYDKWKVYEGLESEGIEPVIPPQHNAKIKQHGNSAEEPLPRDEAIRQIRRKGRRSWKEEVGYHRRSLAETTMYRVKQSFGSHLKNRVFENQQTEARLRCKIINQFTQLGLPQFEWS, from the coding sequence ATGGCTACGAAAGAAAAACGAACCTACAAAGTCACGAACTGGAAGGAGTATAACAAGTCGCTCATCGAGCGTGGAAACATCACTATTTGGTTTAGCGACGAGGCGTTGGAGAACTGGGAACATCCTAACGACCAGACAAAAGTCGGTCGCCCTTTTGTCTTCAGCGATACGGCGATCGAGTGCTTGCTGACGATTCGCGAACTGCTGAAACTTCCCTATCGGCAGACTGAGGGATTCGGCCGCTCGCTGGTGGCGATGTTGGGCGTCGAGGCAGCGATTCCCAATTATTCTTCGCTCGCCAAGCGAGCCAGCAAGCTGAATGTTTCGCTCGATATCGCTAACAAGAGGGGCGACATCGATATCGTGGTGGATAGCACCGGCATGAAAGTGTTTGGCGAGGGCGAATGGAAGATGCGGACGCATGGCAAGTCGAAGCGGCGGACATGGCGGAAGCTGCATTTGTCGGTGAATCCTGACACCCGCGAGATTGTGGCGGAGATTTTGACCGAGAACAGTTGCCACGATGCCGATGCGGTTCCCGAAATGCTGGAGCAGGTGGAGCAGCCCGTAAAAAAGTTTCACGGCGACGGTAGTTACGACAAGTGGAAGGTTTATGAAGGGCTGGAATCCGAAGGCATTGAGCCGGTGATTCCGCCGCAGCACAACGCCAAGATCAAACAACATGGCAACTCTGCGGAGGAGCCTTTGCCCCGGGACGAGGCAATTCGTCAGATTCGACGCAAGGGGCGTAGGAGTTGGAAAGAGGAAGTGGGCTATCATCGTAGAAGCTTGGCGGAAACGACCATGTACCGAGTGAAACAAAGCTTTGGGAGCCATCTCAAAAACCGAGTATTCGAAAACCAACAAACGGAAGCCCGCTTGCGCTGTAAAATCATCAATCAATTCACCCAACTCGGGCTTCCACAGTTCGAGTGGAGTTAG
- a CDS encoding citrate synthase, protein MANHPDKAELRLGDKSIELPVLVGTEDEVAVNIGHLRDETGVITLDEGYRNTGSVRSDITFINGEEGILRYRGIPIEQIAEKSTFVETAMLLIYGELPTSDHFDHFRHLLSEHQTIHEGMRNSFLGFPPSGHPMAILSSMINTLSCYNEDVLAMEEDDSFENAAARLISKIRTVAAYAYKTSIGQPWMYPEPESSYCRNFLHLMFSLPTKHYEPNPDVLRALSLFLILHADHEQNCSTSTVRMVASAGANLFASCAAGVCALWGPLHGGANVAVIEQLQRIHASGESIDSLIERVKQKKEKLFGFGHGVYKSYDPRAQILRKQAAKVLASLGRKDPLLDIAQRLEEIALKDNYFVERNLYPNVDFYSGIVLRALGIPTDMFTVMFAIGRMPGWIANWKEVHDSKSRIYRPRQVYTGPAQRDYVDLKDRVDDKR, encoded by the coding sequence ATGGCGAACCATCCAGACAAGGCGGAACTCCGTCTCGGCGATAAGAGCATTGAACTACCGGTACTCGTTGGTACCGAAGACGAAGTAGCGGTTAACATTGGGCATCTTCGCGATGAAACCGGCGTGATCACCCTCGACGAAGGGTATCGGAACACGGGCTCGGTTCGCTCGGACATCACTTTCATTAACGGCGAAGAAGGCATTCTTCGGTACCGCGGCATTCCCATCGAGCAAATTGCCGAGAAGTCGACGTTTGTCGAAACCGCGATGCTGCTCATCTACGGCGAGCTGCCAACTTCCGACCACTTCGACCACTTCCGTCATTTGCTGTCGGAACATCAGACCATCCACGAAGGCATGCGGAACTCGTTCCTCGGGTTCCCCCCCAGCGGTCACCCGATGGCCATTCTGTCGTCGATGATCAACACGTTGTCGTGCTACAACGAAGACGTGCTGGCCATGGAAGAGGACGACTCGTTCGAGAACGCCGCTGCTCGGTTGATTTCGAAGATTCGCACCGTGGCTGCCTACGCCTACAAGACCTCGATCGGTCAGCCTTGGATGTATCCCGAGCCCGAGTCGAGCTACTGCCGCAACTTCCTGCATCTGATGTTCTCGTTGCCGACCAAGCACTACGAGCCGAATCCCGACGTGCTGCGGGCGTTGTCGCTGTTCCTCATTCTGCACGCCGATCACGAGCAAAACTGCTCGACCTCGACCGTGCGAATGGTGGCCTCGGCCGGGGCGAACTTGTTTGCCTCGTGTGCGGCTGGTGTGTGTGCTCTGTGGGGCCCGCTGCATGGTGGTGCCAACGTGGCAGTGATTGAGCAATTGCAGCGTATTCACGCTTCGGGCGAGAGCATCGACAGCTTGATCGAGCGCGTGAAGCAGAAGAAGGAAAAGCTATTCGGCTTCGGCCATGGCGTTTACAAGAGCTACGACCCTCGCGCTCAGATCCTCCGCAAGCAAGCCGCCAAGGTGCTGGCCAGCTTGGGACGCAAGGATCCGCTGCTCGACATCGCCCAACGCCTGGAAGAGATTGCCCTGAAGGACAATTACTTCGTCGAACGCAACCTGTACCCGAACGTCGACTTCTACTCCGGTATCGTGCTGCGGGCGCTCGGTATCCCGACCGATATGTTCACCGTGATGTTCGCCATCGGCCGGATGCCTGGGTGGATCGCGAACTGGAAGGAAGTGCACGACTCGAAGAGTCGCATTTACCGTCCGCGTCAGGTCTACACCGGCCCGGCCCAGCGGGACTACGTCGATCTGAAAGATCGCGTCGACGACAAGCGGTAA
- a CDS encoding DUF1559 domain-containing protein encodes MAAIEIRYVPAKPSITVVNANARKRSAFTLVELLVVIAIIGILVALLLPAVQSAREAAQRSACANNMRQLGLAALNYESTNKKLPPGYLGTEEHENPKAIGTRLADGTTIYHQGIGVFGNLLPYVEAGPVYDVLTSDSYPLSADSHGRVYWQVTNPWTAAQARLTVLICPMAPVETPNDGVVDVAVPLYKGSAGAPVNTSTFEGNYVLDSSRWRMPTGGALGLTHYQGVSGVYGQPGPNLKVIGDDGNTYDVEKDLTGVFGVRSKTKLAQVTDGTSNTMMFGEAPGSIGSSFWDAANNQVTGGFSQGIAWAGTCVLPTYLGLDVSQEQDWAPAGQPADYDTKWSYFGSLHTGVVQFCFVDGSVHSLSRDIDKSLFKAMSTMRGGETVDPGL; translated from the coding sequence ATGGCTGCGATTGAAATTCGTTATGTGCCTGCGAAGCCAAGTATCACGGTCGTGAATGCCAATGCCCGGAAGCGGTCAGCGTTCACTCTGGTGGAGTTGTTGGTGGTCATCGCGATCATCGGCATTCTGGTCGCCCTGTTGCTGCCAGCGGTGCAATCGGCTCGCGAAGCCGCGCAGCGTTCAGCTTGTGCGAACAACATGCGTCAGCTCGGGCTGGCCGCGCTCAACTACGAGTCGACCAATAAGAAGCTTCCGCCGGGCTACCTGGGTACCGAGGAGCACGAGAATCCCAAAGCTATTGGAACTCGCCTGGCCGATGGCACCACCATTTACCATCAAGGCATTGGCGTCTTCGGCAACCTGCTTCCCTACGTGGAAGCGGGGCCGGTTTACGACGTGCTGACCTCCGACAGCTATCCGCTGTCGGCCGATTCGCACGGCCGGGTTTACTGGCAAGTAACGAATCCCTGGACCGCCGCGCAGGCGCGGCTCACCGTGCTGATCTGCCCGATGGCTCCCGTCGAAACCCCGAACGATGGGGTGGTGGACGTCGCGGTACCGCTTTATAAGGGCTCGGCCGGCGCTCCAGTGAACACCAGCACCTTCGAGGGCAACTACGTGCTCGATTCGTCGCGCTGGCGGATGCCGACCGGCGGAGCCTTGGGGCTGACTCACTATCAAGGCGTCTCCGGGGTGTATGGCCAACCTGGTCCTAATCTCAAGGTCATCGGCGACGACGGCAACACCTACGACGTCGAGAAGGACCTGACCGGCGTCTTCGGCGTCCGCTCCAAGACCAAGCTTGCTCAGGTGACCGATGGTACCTCGAACACCATGATGTTCGGCGAAGCTCCCGGCTCGATCGGCAGCAGCTTTTGGGATGCGGCCAACAATCAGGTTACTGGTGGCTTCTCCCAAGGCATTGCCTGGGCTGGCACCTGTGTACTGCCGACCTACCTGGGGCTCGATGTGTCGCAGGAGCAGGACTGGGCCCCCGCCGGGCAGCCGGCCGATTACGACACCAAGTGGTCGTATTTCGGCTCGCTCCACACTGGCGTCGTGCAATTCTGCTTCGTCGATGGCTCGGTGCATTCCCTGTCGCGCGATATCGACAAGTCGCTGTTCAAGGCGATGTCGACCATGCGGGGCGGCGAAACCGTCGATCCCGGCCTGTAA
- a CDS encoding alkaline phosphatase family protein, producing MAIQRRYDPDGPKRVLLVGWDAADWQMIHPLIERGLMPTTAAFMQQGSWGNVASLQPMLSPILWNSIATGKRAQQHGVYGFTEPNADGPGVRPTSSTSRKCKALWNILTQQGLRSNVVGWYASHPAEPINGVMVSNQFEAFRATEDGITPPPSQSVWPAEMTEELAEFRVRPIEVDAAAILPFVPQAAKLLESKPMRLGRLQQMLAQTATVHALATHLIANTEWDFTAVYYEGIDRFGHEFMEFHPPKMEQVADDDFQAFQHCMEGIYRFHDMMLEALLTLAGDDTAVVLLSDHGYYNNHLRPDPREGKAGPVDWHRPFGVVAAKGPGIAPGTRAYGASLLDIAPTVLHLLGLPAGEDMPGRVLAEMLSLESTPERIFTWEEIEGDCGMHASDVRVDPVEAQQALQQLVDLGYIDPPSEDDEQQVADCIANNQLCLAQSYLDAGNYSAAKDTVDGLQGKLASSASAALLRASSLLGLTKRAEARKVLEELVQQADASPRVLMMLGTLEQAEGNTEIALEYFEKVAATEPRLPGLHNRLGRVHLSSKNYDLAKAAFEKSLQIDSDNAVALQGLAEAILATGDAQQALEKAMTAAEFVHHFPRAHLTVGKSLLALVDYAGAVEALELCTKQAPKMVEAHKTLATAYRALGENSKAMQAELRAKQLAT from the coding sequence ATGGCCATCCAACGCCGGTACGATCCGGACGGACCCAAACGCGTGCTGCTCGTGGGGTGGGATGCTGCCGACTGGCAGATGATCCACCCGCTCATCGAACGGGGGCTGATGCCAACCACCGCGGCCTTCATGCAGCAAGGCTCGTGGGGCAACGTTGCCAGTTTGCAGCCGATGCTCTCGCCGATTCTGTGGAACAGCATCGCTACCGGCAAACGCGCCCAGCAGCATGGCGTGTATGGCTTTACCGAGCCGAATGCCGACGGCCCGGGCGTGCGACCCACGTCGAGTACCAGTCGCAAGTGCAAAGCACTTTGGAACATCCTCACGCAGCAGGGGCTTCGCTCGAACGTGGTCGGCTGGTACGCCTCGCACCCGGCCGAGCCGATCAACGGGGTAATGGTCTCCAATCAATTCGAGGCATTTCGCGCCACGGAAGATGGCATCACGCCGCCTCCGTCGCAGTCGGTCTGGCCGGCCGAGATGACCGAAGAGCTAGCCGAGTTTCGCGTTCGCCCGATCGAAGTCGACGCGGCCGCCATCCTGCCGTTTGTACCGCAGGCGGCCAAGCTGCTGGAATCGAAGCCGATGCGTTTGGGCCGGTTGCAGCAGATGCTCGCCCAAACGGCCACCGTGCACGCGCTCGCAACGCATTTGATAGCCAATACCGAGTGGGATTTCACCGCGGTCTACTACGAGGGGATCGACCGATTCGGGCATGAGTTCATGGAGTTCCATCCTCCCAAGATGGAGCAAGTGGCCGACGATGATTTCCAGGCCTTTCAGCACTGCATGGAGGGCATCTATCGCTTCCACGACATGATGCTCGAGGCTCTGTTGACCTTGGCCGGCGACGACACCGCAGTGGTGCTGCTCTCGGATCACGGTTACTACAACAATCACCTGCGCCCCGATCCTCGCGAAGGCAAAGCGGGGCCGGTCGACTGGCACCGCCCGTTCGGAGTGGTCGCGGCCAAAGGACCTGGCATCGCTCCCGGTACCCGGGCGTACGGGGCTTCGCTGCTCGACATCGCTCCCACGGTGCTGCACTTGTTGGGACTGCCGGCCGGCGAAGACATGCCTGGTCGCGTGCTGGCCGAGATGCTATCGCTCGAGTCCACACCCGAGCGGATCTTCACCTGGGAAGAGATCGAAGGCGACTGCGGCATGCACGCCAGCGATGTGCGGGTCGATCCGGTCGAAGCCCAGCAGGCGCTACAGCAACTGGTGGACCTGGGCTACATCGATCCCCCTTCGGAGGACGACGAACAGCAGGTAGCCGACTGCATTGCCAACAACCAGCTTTGCCTGGCTCAATCGTATCTCGACGCGGGCAATTACTCGGCTGCCAAGGATACGGTGGACGGGTTGCAGGGCAAGCTGGCCTCGTCGGCATCGGCCGCCTTGCTAAGGGCCAGCAGCCTGTTGGGGCTTACCAAGCGTGCCGAAGCGAGAAAAGTGCTCGAGGAACTGGTGCAGCAGGCGGATGCCTCGCCGCGGGTGCTGATGATGCTCGGCACCCTCGAGCAGGCCGAAGGCAACACCGAAATCGCGCTGGAGTACTTTGAAAAGGTCGCCGCGACCGAGCCGCGATTGCCGGGGCTTCACAATCGCTTGGGACGCGTGCATTTAAGCAGCAAGAACTACGATCTGGCGAAAGCGGCCTTCGAGAAGTCGCTGCAGATCGACTCCGACAATGCGGTTGCCCTACAGGGGCTGGCCGAGGCGATACTCGCGACCGGCGACGCCCAGCAGGCGCTGGAGAAGGCGATGACCGCGGCCGAGTTTGTGCACCACTTCCCCCGGGCGCATTTGACTGTTGGCAAATCGCTATTGGCCCTAGTAGACTATGCCGGAGCGGTCGAGGCACTGGAGCTATGCACCAAGCAGGCACCAAAGATGGTCGAAGCGCATAAGACGCTCGCTACGGCCTACCGTGCTCTGGGAGAGAACTCCAAGGCGATGCAGGCGGAACTGCGCGCGAAACAACTAGCCACGTGA
- a CDS encoding PEP-CTERM sorting domain-containing protein: MSRSSVSPSTNGSSPDRPANHMRKVYSVAAAATAGLVSAQADGAVRYSGVQDISIELGYSQDLSIDADEYADIRLKNSDYFGGPYQGASVLFSPGRLLTFNVDGRPLVYAKALDEGYGINASSIGDYFFGSMAYGVANPYAEFNNVDGAFLGLSFPIADDLHYGWVRVTIDNAAGSFVINDWAYNDEPSVGLLAGEMPGPLTADFNNDGRVDLADYTVWRDNLGADESTGVLNGNGTNDGLVDSADYDLWKANFGNSTFTGDPIVPSTAPLSTAAVPEPGTLGMLAAGSLGIAALRRRNARRG, encoded by the coding sequence ATGTCGCGGTCCTCAGTTTCTCCATCCACCAATGGCTCTTCGCCCGATCGTCCCGCGAACCACATGCGCAAAGTCTATTCGGTGGCTGCTGCCGCGACGGCTGGTTTGGTTTCTGCCCAAGCCGACGGAGCAGTGCGTTACTCCGGCGTGCAGGACATTTCGATTGAATTAGGCTACTCGCAAGACTTGAGCATCGATGCCGATGAGTACGCCGATATTCGCTTGAAGAACTCAGATTATTTTGGTGGCCCATACCAGGGAGCATCGGTGCTGTTTTCGCCTGGCCGGCTTTTGACTTTTAACGTAGATGGCAGGCCGCTCGTCTATGCAAAAGCACTCGACGAAGGCTATGGCATCAATGCAAGTAGTATTGGCGACTATTTTTTCGGCTCGATGGCCTACGGAGTGGCAAATCCCTACGCTGAGTTCAACAATGTCGATGGGGCGTTCCTGGGGCTCTCTTTTCCCATTGCTGACGACCTTCATTATGGCTGGGTTCGCGTGACCATCGACAACGCCGCAGGATCGTTCGTGATCAACGACTGGGCCTACAACGACGAGCCTAGTGTCGGCCTTCTGGCTGGCGAAATGCCAGGTCCGCTCACGGCCGACTTCAATAACGATGGCCGCGTCGACCTGGCCGACTACACCGTGTGGCGCGACAACCTGGGCGCCGACGAGTCGACCGGCGTGCTCAACGGCAATGGCACCAACGACGGCCTGGTCGATTCCGCCGACTACGATCTGTGGAAGGCCAACTTCGGCAACTCCACGTTCACCGGGGACCCGATCGTTCCGTCGACCGCCCCCTTAAGCACTGCAGCAGTTCCCGAACCCGGAACGCTAGGGATGTTGGCGGCTGGGTCGTTAGGCATCGCGGCACTTCGGCGACGCAACGCGAGACGAGGCTAA
- a CDS encoding PEP-CTERM sorting domain-containing protein: protein MSETNNVKDSSASAKSTKRIAYSLAAGAAAGLAASQADAEIVYSGTVDLSIAQFTAENINLDGDAYNDILLKNYVFGGGNYQGAYVNFYPGKLVGFTTGFSYASALEMGDVIDVSTTTGSFAASMAYGAANPDAEFNTASDAYIGLAFPIAATNHYGWLRVSIDNAAGTFVVHDWAYNDVPGEGIVAGQVPEPSTLGLLAAGAAGVAAMRRRKKSVA from the coding sequence ATGTCTGAGACCAACAACGTGAAAGACTCCTCCGCTTCGGCGAAATCGACCAAGCGGATTGCTTATTCCTTAGCGGCAGGTGCCGCGGCTGGCCTCGCTGCTTCGCAGGCCGATGCCGAGATCGTGTACTCTGGCACGGTCGACTTGAGCATCGCTCAGTTCACAGCCGAGAACATCAACCTCGATGGCGATGCCTATAACGACATTCTCCTGAAGAACTACGTGTTCGGTGGTGGCAACTACCAAGGCGCGTACGTCAACTTCTATCCTGGCAAGTTGGTGGGCTTCACCACTGGTTTCAGCTACGCTTCGGCGCTTGAGATGGGCGACGTGATCGACGTCTCAACGACCACGGGAAGCTTTGCTGCTTCGATGGCCTACGGTGCAGCGAATCCCGATGCTGAGTTCAATACCGCCAGCGATGCCTACATCGGCCTCGCATTCCCGATTGCCGCGACCAACCACTATGGATGGTTGCGGGTCTCGATTGACAACGCAGCAGGCACCTTTGTGGTGCATGATTGGGCCTACAACGATGTGCCTGGCGAAGGTATCGTCGCCGGCCAGGTGCCCGAGCCGAGCACACTCGGTTTGCTGGCCGCTGGTGCTGCCGGCGTGGCCGCCATGCGTCGCCGTAAGAAGTCGGTGGCCTAG
- a CDS encoding matrixin family metalloprotease: protein MDLPGLRTDCPPALRVLSLVIVWAMVAPCWGFNSNGQWTSTASEPTTAGLGKPVTLTWSIVPDDTSTFGSLHSDLITDFDALIGGGTGTVEQRSWFSLLEQSFARWSEISGVNLVYEPNDDGTPMPNSLGELGVRGDIRIGGSFLDGNGGTYGSTGFIPSPHITLDTGDTARYSDSTDNYFGLRQTLTHEIGHALGLGHNQALGAFVLMHPFAQTAFDGPQLDDILGMHYLYGDAYERGLPDGNNQYASATDLGAIAVGASVAIGDDVPMVRGKIEPDADDFASISFAGDEDYYKFQLEDYSLVDLLLTPGGFLYQESVTGSNFVPIDTQAQNDLTLALYAADGDQTQLVDFANNTGLGGTEQLAAVLLAPGEYAVRVAGSSAAVQLYELAIDVALDPAITTVAGDFNEDGRVDLADYTVWRDALGTAGPLANAPGASATVDAADYAVWKANFGAMSLAPSTAPGERQSVPEPKSLMVLLLGMAAIRIVDGGGLFFSRSQFSRSRESGL, encoded by the coding sequence TTGGACCTGCCCGGCCTGAGAACCGATTGCCCCCCTGCCCTGCGGGTGCTGAGCCTGGTGATCGTCTGGGCGATGGTCGCTCCGTGCTGGGGATTCAACAGTAACGGGCAATGGACCTCGACCGCCAGCGAGCCCACGACCGCCGGACTCGGCAAGCCAGTGACCCTCACCTGGAGCATCGTGCCCGACGATACTTCGACGTTTGGTTCGCTGCACAGCGATTTGATCACCGATTTCGACGCACTCATCGGCGGCGGCACTGGCACCGTCGAGCAGCGTTCTTGGTTCTCCCTCCTTGAGCAATCGTTTGCCAGGTGGAGCGAAATAAGTGGCGTGAACCTGGTTTACGAGCCGAACGACGACGGGACACCGATGCCCAATAGTCTCGGCGAGCTTGGCGTGCGAGGCGACATTCGTATCGGTGGCAGCTTTCTCGATGGCAACGGAGGAACTTACGGATCGACCGGTTTTATTCCCTCCCCCCATATCACGCTCGACACCGGCGATACCGCGCGATATTCCGATTCGACCGATAACTACTTTGGATTGCGCCAGACGTTGACCCACGAGATTGGGCATGCGTTGGGTCTCGGGCATAATCAGGCACTCGGGGCATTTGTACTGATGCACCCCTTCGCCCAGACCGCATTCGATGGCCCGCAACTCGACGACATCTTGGGCATGCACTACCTGTATGGCGATGCCTACGAACGCGGTTTGCCCGATGGTAATAACCAGTATGCTTCGGCAACCGATCTAGGCGCGATCGCTGTCGGTGCTTCGGTCGCGATTGGCGACGACGTTCCGATGGTGCGCGGCAAAATCGAACCCGACGCCGACGATTTTGCCAGCATCTCCTTCGCGGGCGACGAAGACTACTACAAGTTTCAGCTCGAAGATTACTCGCTGGTCGACCTTCTGCTGACTCCTGGTGGGTTCCTCTACCAAGAGTCGGTCACCGGTTCGAACTTCGTGCCGATCGACACGCAAGCCCAAAACGATTTGACCCTAGCGCTCTACGCGGCCGACGGGGACCAGACGCAGCTAGTCGACTTTGCCAACAACACAGGGCTCGGCGGTACCGAGCAGCTGGCCGCCGTCCTGCTGGCTCCCGGCGAATACGCGGTGCGGGTTGCGGGCAGCAGTGCCGCGGTGCAGCTCTACGAGCTGGCGATCGACGTCGCCTTGGACCCCGCGATCACCACGGTAGCGGGCGACTTTAACGAGGATGGCCGAGTCGACCTGGCCGACTACACCGTGTGGCGCGACGCCCTAGGCACCGCCGGACCACTGGCGAACGCCCCGGGAGCTAGCGCGACGGTCGATGCAGCCGACTACGCGGTCTGGAAGGCGAACTTCGGAGCTATGAGCCTCGCCCCCAGCACCGCGCCCGGCGAGCGGCAATCGGTTCCCGAGCCAAAGAGCCTCATGGTGCTGCTGTTAGGGATGGCGGCAATCCGCATTGTGGATGGTGGAGGCCTCTTTTTTTCTCGCAGCCAATTCTCTCGTTCGCGCGAAAGTGGGCTCTGA
- the ppsR gene encoding pyruvate, phosphate dikinase/phosphoenolpyruvate synthase regulator: protein MTKKKTKATRSSNGDFQGYTIHLIATAAGELLSGLATVAISQFPEIDFEIVPHPLQDTTEKLEETLDHLTGQQPIVLHALADETAKLVVRNRCVVRRIPHFDITGSLFNFIADCVGILPKNDVSHLHRLDSAYQNRIEAMEFALEHDDSLGLHSLEEADLVIVGISRVSKSPTTLYLSSRGYKVANVSIAPETGFPSELDRVSKRKVVAFTMQPKRLHEIRVERASRMRVSGTSYEDLQSVIREVMNAETEYRRRGYLIIDVTRATIEQTAAQIMQAVPLKPK, encoded by the coding sequence ATGACAAAGAAAAAGACCAAAGCAACGCGATCCTCTAACGGCGACTTTCAAGGGTACACGATTCACTTGATCGCCACCGCGGCAGGCGAACTGCTCAGCGGGTTGGCGACCGTCGCGATTTCGCAATTCCCAGAGATCGACTTTGAAATCGTTCCGCACCCACTGCAGGATACGACCGAGAAGCTCGAGGAGACTCTCGACCATCTCACCGGTCAGCAACCGATCGTGCTACACGCTTTGGCCGACGAGACAGCCAAGCTAGTGGTTCGCAACCGCTGCGTGGTTCGGCGGATTCCGCACTTCGACATCACCGGTAGCCTGTTCAACTTCATCGCCGACTGCGTAGGCATCCTGCCGAAGAACGATGTGTCGCACTTGCATCGACTCGATTCGGCCTACCAGAATCGCATCGAAGCGATGGAGTTCGCCCTGGAGCACGACGACAGCCTGGGGCTGCATTCGTTGGAAGAAGCCGACTTGGTGATCGTCGGCATCAGTCGCGTGAGCAAGAGTCCGACGACGTTGTACCTCAGCTCCCGCGGTTACAAGGTGGCCAACGTTTCGATTGCCCCCGAAACAGGATTCCCCAGCGAACTCGATCGGGTGTCGAAGCGCAAGGTGGTTGCCTTCACGATGCAGCCTAAACGCTTGCACGAAATCCGCGTGGAGCGAGCCAGTCGCATGCGGGTTTCGGGCACGTCGTACGAAGACCTGCAAAGCGTGATTCGCGAAGTGATGAACGCCGAGACGGAGTATCGTCGCCGCGGCTATTTGATCATCGACGTCACCAGGGCAACCATCGAGCAGACGGCCGCCCAGATCATGCAGGCAGTTCCGCTGAAACCAAAGTGA
- a CDS encoding YqaE/Pmp3 family membrane protein: MKVVKILLAIILPPLAAFLQVGPTLHFWLNLLLSFLFFFPGMIHALWLVLTDQT; this comes from the coding sequence ATGAAGGTCGTTAAAATTTTGTTGGCGATTATCTTGCCACCGTTGGCCGCCTTTCTGCAGGTGGGACCGACATTGCACTTCTGGTTGAACCTGCTGTTGAGCTTCCTCTTCTTCTTCCCCGGCATGATCCACGCGCTCTGGTTGGTACTGACCGACCAGACCTGA
- a CDS encoding ATP-binding protein — protein MEVVVFIGLQASGKSTFYKQRFVDTHMRLNLDMLRTRYRDAYSDFVRRLLATNGH, from the coding sequence ATGGAAGTAGTTGTCTTCATTGGACTACAAGCCTCCGGCAAATCGACCTTCTACAAGCAGCGGTTCGTCGACACGCACATGCGACTGAATCTCGACATGCTGCGCACTCGTTATCGCGACGCGTACAGTGACTTTGTGCGGCGATTGCTGGCGACAAATGGCCATTAA